Proteins from a single region of Ziziphus jujuba cultivar Dongzao chromosome 1, ASM3175591v1:
- the LOC107422234 gene encoding putative cyclin-D6-1 → MEFDNIGKPLTSFQEHYPDTIPDLFASENDHMPSQSFSTSPSKTRDFYVSFRREAISLIFQAQFSCNFDPFVSYLAVNYMDRFVSKQEITQEKPWLSKLLVVASISLAAKMSNSPFSLSHIQGEEGFNFDAQTVHKMEVLILDTLSWRMRSITPFSFLCFFVSLFELNDPTLTQALKDRASETIYSAHNEMKFLEFKPSIIAASAILSASHELFPLQFSSFKASISDCQYVDTESLLKCLNLMQEMVMMQGYESILETVSSSRTPMSVLDRHFMMTNSESDNTCSNTTTTTTTDAIAVAEKRQIKRRKLSDFCSKSGFQISQSNQW, encoded by the exons atggagTTTGATAATATTGGAAAACCATTAACAAGCTTCCAAGAACACTATCCTGATACTATCCCAGATCTCTTTGCTTCTGAAAATGATCATATGCCCTCTCAAAGCTTCTCAACAAGTCCCTCTAAAACCAGAGATTTCTATGTTTCCTTTCGCCGAGAAGCCATTTCTCTCATTTTTCAG GCACAGTTTTCCTGCAACTTTGACCCCTTTGTTTCGTACCTTGCTGTAAATTACATGGATCGGTTCGTTTCCAAGCAAGAAATTACG CAAGAAAAGCCATGGCTTTCAAAACTCCTTGTGGTGGCTTCCATTTCTCTCGCAGCAAAGATGAGCAACTCTCCCTTTTCTCTCTCCCATATTCAG GGTGAAGAAGGTTTCAATTTTGATGCACAAACAGTTCACAAAATGGAGGTTCTCATTCTTGATACTTTGAGTTGGCGGATGAGATCCATAACTCCTTTCtcatttttgtgtttctttGTCTCCTTGTTCGAGCTAAACGACCCAACATTAACGCAAGCTCTTAAAGATCGAGCTTCAGAGACCATCTACAGTGCTCATAATG AAATGaagtttttagaatttaaacCATCTATAATTGCGGCATCAGCAATTCTCTCTGCTTCTCATGAGCTATTCCCTTTGCAATTCTCTTCCTTCAAAGCTTCAATTTCAGATTGCCAATACGTAGACACT GAGAGCTTGTTGAAATGCTTGAATCTGATGCAAGAAATGGTGATGATGCAAGGCTACGAATCAATTCTAGAAACGGTGTCAAGCTCAAGAACACCAATGAGTGTGCTGGACCGTCATTTCATGATGACCAACTCAGAAAGCGATAACACCTGCAGTAATACGACCACCACAACTACAACGGACGCCATTGCAGTAGCAGAGAAGAGACAAATCAAGCGGCGTAAATTGAGTGATTTTTGTAGTAAAAGTGGGTTCCAGATTTCACAGAGTAATCAGTGGTGA
- the LOC107422213 gene encoding uncharacterized protein LOC107422213, with the protein MESFPNELRLYIADVQDVATDGNCGFRDIAELMNMGDNKLDQIRRELIDELKSNKDEYTALHGTSDRIEELNYIVSYFESNPSFNHWMTMPDMGHLIASKYDLVLMHISKRQYLIFLPFCSEPLHVDCRKVIFIGFVNDNHFVKLFMVPKCPIPPVADKWFKHHQICAQGWETEYSLQIKAFKGLISDDIAI; encoded by the exons atggaatCATTTCCAAATGAGTTAAGGCTTTACATTGCAGATGTGCAAGATGTTGCTACTGATGGCAATTGTGGCTTTAGAGACATTGCTGAATTGATGAATATGGGTGACAATAAATTGGATCAAATAAGGAGAGAGTTGATAGATGAGTTGAAGTCTAATAAAGACGAGTACACTGCTTTACATGGAACCAGTGATAGAATAGAAGAACTTAATTATATTGTATCATATTTTGAGAGCAATCCAAGTTTCAATCATTGGATGACAATGCCAGACATGGGCCATTTGATAGCTTCCAAATATGATTTGGTCTTAATGCATATATCTAAAAGACAATACCTtatctttcttcctttttgttCAGAACCACTACATGTGGATTGTCGTAAAGTTATCTTCATTGGATTTGTCAATGATAATCATTTTGTCAag TTGTTCATGGTACCAAAATGTCCTATACCTCCAGTTGCTGATAAATGGTTTAAACATCATCAAATATGTGCCCAGGGATGGGAAACAGAATATTCTCTCCAAATAAAAGCTTTTAAGGGTTTAATTTCAGATGACATTGCCATTTAG